The DNA window TAAATTATAGTTATTATTTGATTTGGGATATGTTAGAGTTTGGTTCTGGAAAAAAGTTTTCATATGATTTTTGCAGCTTCAGTTTCATGATGTCGTGGTTTTACTGATAACTTTTGAAATTAATGATGAATATATTTCTACTGCAACACCAACGATACAAGAGAAAGATGGAAAAAAAACTTTATCTCCCTGGTGTAAATTCTTTTAGTATGGATACATCCCCCAATTATCTTTGTGTATTAAGTGAGAGATTAGAAACAACATGTGTGGATTAAAATTAAGAAAGACACAGTGTATatgttgaaaagtaaaaaaaaattctatagcAAGGCTCTTCCAAGTAggagtattttttaattttttccgcTGGTGACCAAGAAAGTAGAGGGTCagaaaagaaattttctaaaaaaattggACTCATTTTAATATTGGGCTTAAAATTCAATTGacccaatttaaaaaaaaagagtttacTATCCAAACCCGATTTAAACCAAATCcgaaaaatccaaaaataaaccGGTCGAAATTAGGGTCATGGCAGCGTGACTGTGTGAGACTGCACTAACATTCTAGAATCGAGAGCGGGCCGGTCGACAATAAACCGCGACGCGTTTTGGACTTTTCACATAAACAAACGACGTCGCTTCCACCGATACAAAATCAGTCCCTTCACCAAGACACAAAACCCTATCTCTCCATCTCtccacaacaacaccaacaatgaATTCAACCTACACCTGTTCCGAATGCAGCACCGATCTCAATCTCAACTCCACCTACGCTTACCCACCCGACTTCTACTTCGAATCCGGAAACAAAGACTCCATTTCCTTCTCTGCAGTCGACGCCACCAAGTTCAAATTCAAAAAAGAGGACAAGATTCGTCCTTTCTTCGAAACACTCAACTATTGGGGAATTCAAAGAAAGAGAACTAAAATTAAGTGTAATAGTTGTAATCATCTTGTTGGTTATGTTTACGATGATGGTCCTCCTGTTACTGATTCTCCTGGTCAGTTTCATATGGGTCCTAGTCAAGTTATTTCTAGAGCTCCTAGATATAGGTTTAAAACCAAAGCAATTCGAATCACTTCGAGTTGAAATTGGAAGTGAAACTCAATTTACATGTTTTATGATTGTGTGAATATATAGAGTATGTATATAGTTGGGGTAATATTTGAcatattttgttgaaatgaagtgGTTTGTTTTGTTTACTATTTAATTGCATGATGATTTAGGGTTTATGAATCTTTCTTTGTGAATTAACTGATTTTACAAGAATGATTAGAGTCTCATATTACATGAAAAATATTGCGACATGTATTTATAAGTGGAGACAATTCTTATATTTACAAGCCGGTTTTTGAAGAATGAGTTAGACTCAATAGAAACAAATTTAAGATGATATTAGAGTTTATTTGAGATTTGTTGAGCCAACTGAGGTCTCCGTTATAAGGCCACTCGAAGCCTACTCCAAATGTCTGGTCTTAGGCTCTAGGGTGTGTCTGTCTATCATCGCCTTACAAGTCTGTAAGGATTGATGAAACTTTTAGACCCAAACCTAATTGAAGTGAAATAGTTAATCATGTAACATGTTATTTGAGGCTTACATTGTGATTCCAGAATTATTAATGTAGGCTAGAAGGAATTTCTGTTTGAACACAATTTATGTTTATTGTGGAACTTTGGTTAGTGCCGATGGCTTGTGGTAAATGGAAACCATTTATGCAGATTATGTTTGGATTTAATTATCGATATGGTCTTTAGAAAGAATAATTATAAGGTCATTGGTTTGTATTTTCAAGTTGAGCTGTTTTATTTGGTAACCTGCTGAAACTACATAAACATTTGCAGTTCCAAGGTACTCTTTCTGTTCCTCAGTTTGGATTTAGATTTCCTATATATAGTTAGTAGTATGCAGCTGCCACGGTCAATAAATTAGTACTGATTGATTAAGATTGGACTGTTCATGGGTGGTGACTTTTTGAAATATGATTTAAAATGCAATTTTGAGTATGAGGCGTCTGAGCTTAATCCAGCAATGTTGATTTGGTGACTGCAGCAACTGTAGCGAATCCAGATTTTCAAGTCCTGCTGTTAGGATATTGAGTGAAGGATAGTTAGCTAGTTAATTGATTAACCAGAGAGTATCATGTATAATTAGGGGAATACAAGTATAGAGAagatatttcaaaaatatttgaaacTTTTAGTAAATAGAATAGCGAATCGACTCTATTGTAGAACAGGAAACCCTTGGAGGAGGGTTTTCTCTCCTCAAGATTGAGGCACGGCGAATGAGTATCTGGTATCACAGGGATAAagtttatttatgaaaaaaaatcataatggttttattttattttattttatttggagaACATTAACTACAATCCAACATTTCTGATCCCTGTTCTCTTATAGCACATTTCTTGTCAGTTCCGTTCATGTATAATAAGCTCTGTCAAAATTGTGGGCCTTGACAACTTTGCAATGTGATAATATTTACCTTTGCAATGTGATAATATTTACCCGAGGAAAGATAGATTGCAAATGGATGATATGGTGAAGGTGTGGTTGGACATGGCTTGGATGATTCAATTTTATAATTAGTTGaaattggttgttgttgttgataattcAATTCTTACATCACATGTCTTGTTAATAGAACTATCTGCTATTGCGGTGTTTCAAGATGAAGGTGTAATACTTCTTTGGTGTTGAGTTTTATGTGCATCATGTTTTCTGGTATAATTAATATGGCAGATTGTAGTAGAATTTGGAAATTGAAAAACAAGCTTATGCAATATAGTATTTTCCTTCTGAAGCATAATTCTTTTTCCATGCAATCCAGTGTTATCACTatcatttatttcttttctccTTTACTCTTAATATTCCCACTCTTTCTTAGTATTCCGACCCTTTCTTTTGTTAAGATtctatctttgtttactttttcatCTTTGAACTGTTGCTTTTATTGTATGCTTTCTTGTATTTCAAGCTGTAGAATATAGAGTAAAACTTGCTCTAATTACAATTACAGCTACATCAGTATCTATAATTCTCAATTAAATTATGAATCTTACCATTACAACAGTATTACACCTTAAAACTTTGGAGGCAgaatatacatttttttttaccGAAAGTTGTCAATAAAATATGTCACTTAATGTATGATAGATGTTCTAATCTTCTTTAATATAAGTCATAACTGCAACTTAGTTAGTTTGTGTTTAAAATATTTGGCAAAACTGTTGTTGGCCTTTTGCTTTGGATAAGGGCTAATGAGAGGTTTTCTCGCCGTTGTTTCAAATCAAAACTTCTTTACTAACATTGACATCAtccactaattaaattaattaaaggtTATCAATATGCATCATCTACTAATTAAAATAACTAGAGGTAACCAATATGCATCACTATTCCatgaattatattttatatttgcaAGTTGCTTGTGTCCTATGAAGATCGCAACCATCCATTGAAGATTCCTGACAGTGATGGGAACCTTCTAATTAATGGAAGAAAATGAAAACACACAAGAAGATTATCTTTAATTTTAGGTCCCACACTTTATATAATTGGAGTCCCTGTTAATCTTACTTAGAAAAATCTTAAAGCTTTGTTGCTTTCTTTGTTTGAATTCCATCATacactactttttttttttttttaacttctcTATCACACAACTTGTTTAACACACAAGATAAATACTCTTCTTTCAATCAGAACTCTTTTTTAcagagttacagatcaaaattTTAATCTTTTGTATACgatatttgaatatgttattattcTACACGTGCAATTGTAGAGATTAATTAGTATGAAACTTTAAAGCGCGCTTAAGatttgtttatattattaaatCATGAATATTCTTGAGTTAGAGACACACTAACTTGAGCCAAAAGTAACAATATCTACTACTCCATTTAATACTATTTTTACCCTTAAGATAAATGCAACAACCAGTCCAATTTTTTGTTGCTTTATATATTATCCTCACGCAATTGAAAGGGGCTATAGCCTATAAATATTGCATATTCTCTCTGACTAAGTAATTCTATATACAACAATAAGTCTATCTATTGGTGTATTGTGAAAGAAAGGTAGGTTGGATAGTTGGTTAAGCATGTGGTAATTCATTCCTTCTCTAATCTTCAATCTTTTTCAGATATAAACAACAGCTTAGAAGTTCAGTGAGTAGTGACAAAGTGAATAAAACTAAAAGTTAGTCGAAATGAagcaaagaaaagaagaaagaattgTTGCTTTTGGATCCAAGAAAGAGGTTGTTAGAagatcaccaccaccaccacctccacttCCAAAATTTCGAGTCATCTCAAAACCAAGAGGTGAAGAGAGCATAACAAAGCGAGAAATTGCAAAGTTTTGGAGGCAAAAGCGAATCGTGGAGGAGGATCATCTCCTTGCTGCTATCAAAGCCGCGGCAAGACTCCGTGCTCGCAACCTCACGGTTAGTTTA is part of the Vicia villosa cultivar HV-30 ecotype Madison, WI linkage group LG2, Vvil1.0, whole genome shotgun sequence genome and encodes:
- the LOC131652004 gene encoding uncharacterized protein At4g08330, chloroplastic, with translation MNSTYTCSECSTDLNLNSTYAYPPDFYFESGNKDSISFSAVDATKFKFKKEDKIRPFFETLNYWGIQRKRTKIKCNSCNHLVGYVYDDGPPVTDSPGQFHMGPSQVISRAPRYRFKTKAIRITSS